The Monodelphis domestica isolate mMonDom1 chromosome 5, mMonDom1.pri, whole genome shotgun sequence DNA segment cagggccacatagctaggaattgactgaggcccaatttgaacccaggaccatcccatttctaggcctggctctcaatctacagagccacccagctgcccctttagtATTCTTAAAAATCAGAGTTTGATGTAATTTCATCTAATCCTAAACTCTTAGCAAATGATGATAAATTAGATGATCAAGtttgaatattaaaataaaatactgcaCATGAAGCAAGGTCTGGTGGTTTTTATAGGCTGGATGTGTGTTTTCACtattaaagaagtaaaaaagagtCCTGGTTTGTTTTCATGTATTTTAAGATTACAAACACTCTactactgatcttttttttttttaatttgcactgAAATCTATACGAAATGAGATTTTCATATTACTGTTGCAGTCATCTTTGATCACATTCTAAAGTCACAAGCATTTTCataaataaagcaaatatttttaagttaaaaatagaatttttattattaaaataataataataaataaaataattaaaatagaattttaattattatgaattgaattttttaattttaaaaattaatatcaaaaatatttgttcttgtttttctaatgatgttataaaattatttatcttatgTATAATTTCTTGCTCATTTGTTCCAGGTTCTAGGTaaagttgttttaaaatataatttctagcAATAATAGCCAATTATAACTATATTTGATTTAAAGTGTTCAAGGGaaatcttccctttttttaaaaaaaagcataattaaaaaaatagaattgaacaCAATTAGCTGTGGGAACTGATTTTCAGATGAAGTTGTATATATTTTCTAGAAAAGTTTTTATTGAGGACATGAATATACTATATTGTTATAGGCCTGTTTGTCAAGTATAATTTCATTTACATAGTACATTATCAACTGAAATGTTGCATGGACTcaaaaaagatgttaaaattAAGATTGCTTAggcttctttattttaaatacattatgcgatcatctaatttattttaccaatgaaaaatgtagctttttaaattgatatttaaaTTCATGATTTGTTACTTGCAGGGTTCAGTTTGGCAACGACTTGGTTCTGATGTGACAGCAGTTGAGTTCTTGGGTCATGTTGGTGGCATGGGAATTGATATggaaatttcaaaaaattttcagCGAATCCTTCAAAAACAAGGATTTAAATTTAAACTAAATACTAAAGTTACTGGGGCTACCAAGAAACCAGATGGAAAGATTGATGTAGCGTAAGTGTGGTGCATTTGTTTTCATGTGTATTATgcttttttgaaaaactttttatATTGGTTAAACGTTCAGATTTTAAAGgcattttgttgtttatttgaCCTCTAcctaaagattattttatttcctaaaagaatttttttccttagtattttaatagcaaaacaaaatttctatatatttttagattttgatATGCAGTCCTCAAGGCTTTAGATTTTTaataagagaaaattaaatgaaattaggaAATAGTTAAATGGTTGAAATAGTTCTAGAATTGCATTAGGACCTAATAATTCAAAAGTAATTTACTTTGAATGgttcatttttgtttaaaaaaaataaaaagaaggaaggaatgtacCCCCGTGGGGAGGTTTGAACTTTTGGTAtgatagagagagggaaagagaggagaacccccccctttcctcaaagtggggttcaggcgAGACAACAGATGTAAcaggttgactcagagagaggagagggggtttgaagatttttcctgcttctgtcttccctccttagctaaagctgctctccccaattcgcctTTGTCCTCCCTCCACTACTCCAGACCAAAAAGTCTCCCCTTGATCCCATTCACTCACaatcagcttggggaacagataacttttaatattaactcaggtaatacaaaaggaataacaggcagggaggaatgggaaaaggaaagtggggaaagggggtccctgtctctatctaaacccttgtcctccctcctcgagtctgggggaactcgggccttggcagcctgagccccctgagagaaagccAGGCtgacccctgggcaacaggagctgaggtaaagtctgctcaggtttctctacAGAAAGTCCTTTCAACTGGAAagggttggggggaaagatttctagtcaccagcaggaaaagtgggtaaccctcagaagaaagtctttttttccacCTCTTTGACTTCTCTAGACTGAGAGACTTTCACTGCTCTCCATCCAGAGTCTTCTCTCAGGAAATTCACccctggggtccctcccccattgaggtgatcaatttcacatactcttcagtctggtattttttctctagtgccatcctcttattatattttagaaatactaAAACCTCAAAGTCCCTAATCTTATTTAGAAATTTGTTACTTAGTGGAAGgaaaataagtttatattttGTGTGTTTGCACAGAAGATTTTAATGATAGACATGTTGGAAGTAATTTTGAGCTAGAATTCATCTTGTATCATCTCACAATTATTAGAATATGTATGTGGGAAAAAAACGAGAGTGTAGTGTAATAGATAGAATGTGGAATTTCTacttgggaagatctgggttcatatcctgcctATGACATTTCTCTGTGTCTGTGACTAAAGAGCAAGTCACTATAATCGTTTTGAATCTCAGCTTTGTAGGACTGAAGTTATAAGCAGATTTTTACTCGTACTCCACACTGGTGAAATTGTCCAGTACTAGTTGCAACTTTGCTTATTCTTGGACAGGTCTTTGTTGTCATAGAATTTAAAAAGCTAATCTTTGGGGATAGTAAttttagtttgtcatttcttgtcatttctttcaaGTACATTTGGATTTGTATTTACTAGGACTTTGTTATTGTCTTTTGCTTAGAATTGAAGCTGCTTCTGGTGGAAAAGCTGAAATTATCACTTGTGATCTACTCTTGGTTTGTATTGGCCGACGACCCTTCACCAAAAATCTGGGACTGGAAGAATTTGGAATTGAGCTAGATCCCAAAGGTAGAATCCCAGTCAATACCAGATTCCAAACCAAAATTCCAAAGTAAGTCAGATAGTGGTAAACATTTtccataaactttaaaaattctatttcaaatCTCCCTAGTTTGAAAATGAgatttataatatatactatataaaaatttaaaaaaatgtaaaactttaGAATTCTGGGATGTTGGTtcataaaataactaaaattatgTTTTATGAAATTTGGGAATTAGAAACTTTTAaccttttgatttaaaaaaaatcagtgtggttttctttttaggtttttatttagatattttgtgCTTAGAGTTTCACTGGATACTGTTTTTCTTGTCCTTTTGTGATATAGTATCTATGCCATCGGAGATGTAATTGCTGGTCCCATGTTAGCTCACAAAGCAGAAGATGAAGGCATTATTTGCATTGAAGGGATGGCTGGTGGTGCTGTACACATTGACTATAATTGTGTGCCTTCAGTGATCTATACACATCCTGAAGTTGCATGGGTTGGTAAATCAGAGGAGCAATTAAAAGAAGAGGTAATAACAATTTAACTTAGGTTTTCTGGACCACATGTGTAAACTAAACTAACATCACTCATAATGCTTGAATTTGATAGCTATTTAAAAGCAGCAGCTGTAGTTATTGACCTTATGAGTTGCCAACATTATAGCACTTGGAgtcattttattaaaattgttaAAGCTTGGCCTGTAATAGTTTTCCTAGCATGTAAAAAGTTATTATTAGTAGATTTATAATTAACTTATTGCATTTGGTACTTGTGTTTACCCATTGAGCATCATAATGAAGAGCTTTAGTGGAAAGAAAACTAGTGGGTGAAGGAGAATCTGGGGGAGTGAGGGGTAGAGCCAGGAGGAAGTAAGTTCTTGCTTTGGCTGTTTACTTACTAAGTGACCATAACTTGGTCACTTTAATTTTCTGGGTGGTTTCTCATCTGCCAAATCTTAGTGTAGACATATTCACTCCAGGTCTAATGTTTTGTGATTATGTACATATTCACATTTACCCACTTTTATGCTCATATTTGTCCATTTAAGAGTTCTTTCCTTTTAAGTCTATCTGAATAAAGGTTCTTTGTGAGCAGGATATTGAACCAAATGGTAACTGTTCCTCCAAATGGGATGAAGTTTGTAATGCTTATATATGCTTTATTCAGTATCTGTTTTTCATAGGGTGTTGAGTACAAAGTTGGAAAGTTTCCTTTTGCTGCTAATAGCAGAGCTAAGACTAATGCTGACACAGATGGCATGGTGAAGATCCTTGGTCAGAAATCAACAGACAGAATATTGGGAGCACATATTCTAGGAGCAGTGAGTATTGTGAAACCAGATTAATTCCAACTGTTTGCAAAGTATAGTCTCATTGCAGTTTAACTTTTcagttaatttaaaaacatttttaatgtctACTCTGTACTGGGTGTATTACCTGAAATAATCCTCACTTtcaagtttacattttattggggAGATAGATGTTAGCAGATAAACAAATGCAAGATATAGTATTCatctatatatatgtttgtaattATGTGTATATAGGTATAGTTTTGAGAAGTTGAACTAatagggaaaattggaaaagacctcaaagaaggtagcatttgaattgACTATTGaaggtgttagatttaaaatggttgatgtcttaaactgtagtgagttaaaatggtggaagatataaattgtgatagatataagagagggtgagtaaatttgacagcagaaaatatgtttcactacagtgtcttggtttttaaatcaaatataaggtggtcgccagggaaatattcccaattattcaaataccccagtcaactgggttttatagagattttaattaatacaaatgtggaattaaagaaaagagagaaaaaggaaataagtatgaagggccttaagccaacatggcctagatctgagtcttaagagagagagatcagtcagtcagtcttttaacactcaccacaaggtctgcctaaacaaggattctagtgacaccaggccagctccatctcagctgacttcaccagagagccttccagccagagactgttccaaagggagggacagagtccccttaaaggagctccagcgagacctccttagagattgtcctccaagagcttcccttctccagatcctctctcaagagattcttcccaagcagtcctcatcagagatcctccaaaaggatttccttttttcaagagattctgctttttcttatataggggtttttctcctatgtcacctcccctaagtccttacatctaccaatcactgtagacggttcccaaaggactgcccatctgaattcctacTAATCTctgtaagtctgaaccagaaaaaatgctgctgtgtggaCTAATCTCCTCAggaagtctgaaccagtgaaaacacagctgagtcaactaatctcatcaagaaaacttgcccaacccttttaggtacctagcatctcattgtatcaattctaaaaacaggcctggctcaaggaactccttgccccaccataagcctggatccaagtactttctttgtttagcaaggagttttctgccctaaagcagtcttaagtaggggtggagtagggatactcccatagcaagcagttttcacattcaagtagagttctcactatctggtagggaattatttcaagtagggaatttggaggattcctcaatgtggagtaaaatttttaacattcataagtctgtgaaattttaaggtttacaaagggtaGGTAGATGTTCCAGAGGCTGcagtgaagaaggaaaaaattttagGTACAGGGAACAACCTATTCAAAAGGCATAGGAGTAGGAGATGTAATGTTTTATACAGCTACCAAGGTCAGTTTGATTCAGCCATAGagtatgtgaaaggaaatgatGTAAAATCATCCTAAAAAGATAGACTCGATCCTGATTTCCAAAAGAGAAATTTGTATTTGCAAAAAGGGACCACTGAAGTTTCCTGAGTAAGGTGACTTCGAAATTTTGGAATATAAATTTGGCAACTGTTTATAGGATAGATTTGTGGGAAAACAGTTGGATGTAGGGAGAACAAATAGACCATTTCAGTTTTTGTGGTGTGAGCAGGAAGAGATTTCTCTCATTAGTTTCTTTCTTATTAGAAAGAAACTGATATTGAGGACGTGATTTGGTAGATGACTGGATATGGGGCCTGAGCAAGAGTGAAGAGTAGAAATTTACTCTTGGATGACTAACTTTTGCAATGGAGCTTAATATATGTATGTGGTTGAGTTTAAGGCAACTGgtctcaggatttttttttttaactcttaccttctgtcttggaattgatactaagaagattgctgcaataatccaggtgtgCAGTAAGGGTTGTGGCAATGTCAGGAGAGAAGATGTATATGAGttgttatgaaggtagaaatagTAAGGCTTGGCAATAAATTAGCCTCATGGGATGAGCATGTGTAAGTTGTAAGCTTGATGATACCAAGTTATAAACCCAGGTGGCTAGGAAGGAATGTGGTATCCCCACTAATAGGGAAATTCATCAGATGGGaaggtttggggggaaagattatAGGAATCTTAGAAACATGCCATGACAATTTACTTTCTTTGGAATTTGCCTCGCTAAGCAAAGATCTAAGAGTTTTTGaagtttttatgtatttttatgtgTTAGTACAAGCCAGGGAAAGTATATAGGCTTTAAAAActgttctgaaaaaaaataaagtaaaattgttAGGAACTACTAGTGAGAGCAtaagtgggaggagggagggggaaggaataagtatgcaaagcaaaacataaggttggcctcagtttccattgCTTTTGCACTTTTTCATATTCTCTACGTGCAAGAACTAAACATCAAATTATACCTCACAGGATCATAGCTGGAAGTGACCTAAGAGGTcgtaattcattttacagatgtgtgcCCAGGGGTCCTGCAGGTAGAATTCAAATACAGTACTTTAACTGAATAGGTTTTCTTCCTCAACAACCTACACACACAAAGACTTTTTGTATGAACATTGGGCTGCTGAGGTTCCTTCCATAATTCAAaggaagtcatttttttttaaacccataccttctgtcttggaatggttccaagacagaagagtggtaagggctaggcaatgagggtcaagtgacttgcccagggtcacacagctgggaaatgtctgaggtcacatttgaacccaggacctcccatctcaaggcctgactctcactgagctacccagctgcccccaggaagtcACTTTTAAGAAAAGATGGTCAGTTTAAATAATGTGGCTCAGTGTTTTGTTTGGTTAAAGAAAACAATACTGATACTGAACTTTTCCCCAAGAGTTTGAGTAGTTATGGTTTTTTACAGTATGCATAAAATAACTTAGCATTCAGATAGGCAACTTAACATGATTGGGAAGATTATACTTATGTGATTATATcaggtataatttttttaaacagtataaaaatataaactttataAACTGATTATGTAGAAGGGTGATGGACTTAATgatcttccagctcaaaatctaattCTTTGAACTTATTAATTAGCTATGTTCTGTGATTATTTTTGTGACTGTAAACTTGTTTTAAATATGGTTTCTGCCCCGCCATCAAGATGcttaaaataaatctagttatgAGGATGGAAAGGTACCAAAGCTTAGAAAACTTAATTCTCTGTCAGCTCAGAGAGAATATTGGTAGAAAgactaaataaaaattgattACCCATGGATTAATAGAAAACCCAAAAAAGTAAAGCAtgctaatatatattatacatttgtgTGTTATTGTCATAGTAATAGAATTACAGCATGGTTTATTACTTTAAAGGGTGCCGGGGAAATGGTTAATGAAGCTGCACTTGCCTTGGAATATGGAGCATCCTGTGAAGATGTTGCAAGAGTTTGTCATGCCCATCCGGTAACTTATTTTCAACATAGAATTTATTTCTAGAACTTTTTCCTGCCTCCAAGTTGCCTTATATTGATTTtactcatgattttttttttcattacagaCTGTATCAGAAGCTTTCAGGGAAGCAAACCTAGCTGCATCTTTTGGCAAAGCGatcaacttttaaaatgaaatgtcaTTGGTGTATACTTCTGAAATACCTGGCAGATTTTTGTGGAGGGCTTCTCATGCAGAAGGCTCACAGCTCTGAGACTTTAGGACTGAATTGAGTAATGTTTTTGTTCAGAGAGAGAATATTTAATAAACAGGTTTGGACGAAGCAGAATGATCCAGCGGCtatatattaaatacttttaaTAATCATTCATTTCCTGTGCATTGAGTACTACGGAAGTAAAACTTAAAGGATAGCAGGTAACTACAAATTTGGTAAAGATTATATAACCTAGAAACACTTATTTCTTCCCTCCAATTCAGTCAAGTTGAATGTACTTGCATTGATGTAGCTGGACTACAGTATGTGAAGTTAGTTGCATTTTAAAGATAGTGGATCTAGTAACTTATACTTGGTTTTCATATTGGAAAcaagtaattaaaataaataaaaagttcaaATGTGTGTAATAGAATAGTGTAAATATAGGAAATATGTtaatcacttaatttttatttaaccATTGAATTTTTACAATTCAGAGATAAtagaaatgtttgaaaaaaagTGGAATTTCCAAGTTCCATCAGTGTAAAAAAGTGAGGTATTAAGTAAAATCAGGTGACAATACTATAGTCTATTATAATGTTTTGGGGACTTAGTAGTTCATTGATGACACTTATTAGGGTAGAAGATGGAGGTGAAGCTATAATAAAAATCAGTTCATATGTTATTCACTAAAATGGGTTAACATTATCTctggattgtaatttttataagGCCATACATAGACTTTTCTagttcagtctttaaaaacacttttcaaatcAAAATGTTTATGCTAAGGGTTGTATCTTCAGTATTTACTTTGTTCTGGGAAAATGGCAACTCATTCAAATGGTCATTTTTTTAGATAAATGGATATATATGTTCTATGAACAAGTCTGAAAGTAGATAATGCTTTGGAGAAAGCCACACAAAATTATAAACTTCCctgttctcttttcttatttagttatttcattcattctctaGCATATCTATAGGCAGATGAAGTGTTTTTCTAATGCTTTGTGAATTATGATTATTTCTTAAAAGCATATATAATTATGTTTTCTAATGAAAACAGAATGACCATTTTTCTCTTGTAATGGGTTAGTCCTAAAATTATCCATTATTAAATCATACCATTTATAGATCAAGTACTAAATGAGAAATAGGTCTGTACCTTATGTAACTATAAATTATTCCTGACTATAGGATGATTCAGTAGGAATTTATTCAGTCAAGAAAAATCTAgtaattcctaaaggaaaaaatcATGTAGTGGTGGTTCAGAAATTCTTACTAAATGCAGTCAGAATGAATATACATACAtgctatttttaaagaaatataaaaatgtttataagatCTGATATTTGCATGTAGTCCCTAAAATATAGATACTCGGGGTGGGTCTGTGACTTAGCTTGTTTAGTTAAGGAGAGTTGATGACCTGTggcattctttattttatttg contains these protein-coding regions:
- the DLD gene encoding dihydrolipoyl dehydrogenase, mitochondrial, which gives rise to MQSWSRVSCALAKRGHFSRIPHGLPGIFAVPLRTYADQPIDADVTVIGSGPGGYVAAIKAAQLGFKTVCVEKNETLGGTCLNVGCIPSKALLNNSYFYHLAHKDFASRGIEISEIRLNLEKMMEQKRGAVKALTGGIAHLFKQNKVTRVDGFGKITGKNQVTATKSDGSSQVINTKNILIATGSEVAPFPGITIDEDTIVSSTGALSLKKVPEKMIVIGAGVIGVELGSVWQRLGSDVTAVEFLGHVGGMGIDMEISKNFQRILQKQGFKFKLNTKVTGATKKPDGKIDVAIEAASGGKAEIITCDLLLVCIGRRPFTKNLGLEEFGIELDPKGRIPVNTRFQTKIPNIYAIGDVIAGPMLAHKAEDEGIICIEGMAGGAVHIDYNCVPSVIYTHPEVAWVGKSEEQLKEEGVEYKVGKFPFAANSRAKTNADTDGMVKILGQKSTDRILGAHILGAGAGEMVNEAALALEYGASCEDVARVCHAHPTVSEAFREANLAASFGKAINF